The genomic interval GGGGGTTTCCTAGCAATGGCATGAATGGTGGCATTTGGATAGGCGATAGCCAAACAATCACAAAATGCCCTTCCAATCGCGCCAGACGCACCAAATATGGCGATATGCTGCATAGTCTACTCACTTTTTAGTAATTCAATTCAACCACTGGCGAGATGTTTACCAATTGTATAACGATTTTTGAAAGTTAAAAAAATAGCGATGAATCGTATCACCGCTATGCCATCAGACCAATAAATTGTTGGCTACTATAACTAAAGATAACTATGCTTAAAGACAAAAGTTTATGGCGGATAACTTTATCTATGATAACTTATCTTTTTGGCAAAATGACACGGTCAATTACATGTACCACACCATTGCTCGCTTTGATATCTGTGGTGACAATGTTGGCAACACGTCCATTGGCATCTTGTAATTTACCATTTGAAGTCACCATGATGTTTTGACCTTGTAAGGTTTTAACCATCCCTGGCTTGACATCTTTTGCCATTACTGTGGCTGGCAGCACATGATAAGTTAACACAGATTGCAATAGCGGTTTGTTTGCAAACAATTGCGCTTTTGTTATACCAAGCTCAGCAAGTAGATTGGCAAAGGCAGCATTGGTCGGCGCAAATACGGTGATGTTTTTCGTAGTCGCGACGGTGTCGGCTAAACCTGCGGCTACCACCGCTTCAACTAATAATGAAAAATCTGGATTTGATTTTGCCACATCAACAATGTTAGCCGTGTGCATCGGTGCATGAGCGGTATGGGTTGGCGTCGTGGCACAACCGGCTAATAACGTGGTAGAAATCGCCGCTGCTAAGAAGGCTTGTTTTAACATACTTATTTTCCTTACTTAATTATGATTGTTGGATAAAATACAGGTCAGCTTTTTAAGCTAAATTAACTTTAACTGATAATATTAGAATTTTCAATATGTTTTTATACTAAAAAGTATAAAAAATAC from Moraxella osloensis carries:
- a CDS encoding fasciclin domain-containing protein; amino-acid sequence: MLKQAFLAAAISTTLLAGCATTPTHTAHAPMHTANIVDVAKSNPDFSLLVEAVVAAGLADTVATTKNITVFAPTNAAFANLLAELGITKAQLFANKPLLQSVLTYHVLPATVMAKDVKPGMVKTLQGQNIMVTSNGKLQDANGRVANIVTTDIKASNGVVHVIDRVILPKR